The following proteins are encoded in a genomic region of Debaryomyces hansenii CBS767 chromosome G complete sequence:
- a CDS encoding DEHA2G17688p (highly similar to uniprot|P38805 Saccharomyces cerevisiae YHR088W RPF1 Nucleolar protein involved in the assembly of the large ribosomal subunit): MSTSEALKNIKNKQKRSKLFADLKQEKIKARHKLRNERAKEERSNPELKEERLAANIPETIESKRVFDETITQEVEGEDEFDQYFASSQEPKILLTTNANAKKPAYEFADLLMDFLPNVTFVKRKREFSMQDMAKFCKNRDYTDLVVINEDKKVVTGLTFIHLPEGPTFYFSVTSLTEGKKIAGHGRATDHIPELILNNFNTRLGKTVGRLFQSLFPHKPEFQGRQVITLHNQRDYIFFRRHRYIFRNEEKVGLQELGPQFTLKLRRLQKGIKDDVEWEHRPDMERDKRKFYL, from the coding sequence ATGAGTACCAGTGAAGcgttgaagaatataaagaataagCAGAAGAGGCTGAAGTTATTTGCTGATttgaaacaagaaaaaatcaAGGCCCGTCACAAATTAAGAAATGAAAGAGCCAAGGAGGAAAGATCTAATCCTGAATTAAAGGAAGAAAGATTAGCTGCAAATATACCAGAGACTATTGAAAGTAAGAGAGTATTTGACGAAACTATCACACAAGAAGTAGAAGGGGAAGACgaatttgatcaatattTCGCTAGTTCACAGGAACCTAAAATTTTACTCACCACCAACGCAAACGCTAAAAAACCAGCTTATGAATTTGCAGATCTCTTGATGGATTTCTTACCCAATGTGACATTTGTCAAGCGTAAAAGAGAATTCAGCATGCAAGATATGGCCAAATTTTGTAAAAATAGAGATTACACCGACCTTGTGGTTATAAACGAAGATAAAAAGGTGGTAACTGGTTTAACATTCATTCATTTACCAGAAGGCCCTACATTTTACTTCTCAGTTACCTCGTTAACAGAAGGAAAGAAGATCGCTGGCCATGGTAGGGCTACCGATCACATACctgaattgatattgaataatttcaataccaGGTTAGGTAAGACTGTTGGTAGATTATTTCAATCATTGTTTCCTCATAAACCTGAATTCCAAGGTAGACAAGTCATAACATTACATAACCAAAGAGattatatcttcttcaggagacatagatatatattCCGTAATGAGGAGAAGGTGGGTTTACAGGAATTAGGTCCCCAGTTCACTCTCAAATTAAGAAGATTACAAAAGGGTATTAAGGATGATGTCGAATGGGAACACAGACCTGATATGGAACGTGATAAGAGAAAGTTCTACTTGTAA
- a CDS encoding DEHA2G17710p (weakly similar to uniprot|P38790 Saccharomyces cerevisiae YHR067W HTD2 Mitochondrial 3-hydroxyacyl-thioester dehydratase involved in fatty acid biosynthesis required for respiratory growth and for normal mitochondrial morphology), with amino-acid sequence MGLSKISLDQWSRYIKSKTWIFEDTCSTIASNNLLLLLNDIFPKKFQSKKLGFEKSHLPIGFHFLYNNQPNVTLGSDGYDNYQAPMIENKQAYRRRMWVKGNIEFYRSPLLNEYLKCTEHVHTVKTLGDATFVNINREFSNAQSLNFVENRTLIYKNDLYHPVTNKASFPKFNDTLNIQLSYNDIIRYSYLTYNCHKIHYDGNYCRGKENLPEIIVQGPFMVTLLLYWFQKLHSDFIIKKFTYKNIEPWLLNDKVTLGCVEGEDSYKLQIINEERGKVYMEGMIK; translated from the coding sequence ATGGGTTTAAGCAAAATAAGTTTAGACCAATGGTCTAGGTATATTAAACTGAAAACTTGGATATTTGAAGATACATGCTCTACTATAGCTTCTAATAACTTGTTGCTACTtttaaatgatatatttcCAAAAAAGTTTCAATCTAAAAAATTAGGCTTTGAGAAGAGCCACTTGCCCATCGGCTTCCACtttttgtataataatcaaCCTAACGTGACGCTTGGATCTGATGGGTATGACAATTATCAGGCGCCAATGATAGAAAACAAACAGGCCtatagaagaagaatgtgGGTAAAaggaaatattgaattttatagGTCGCCATTGTTGaatgaatatttaaaatgtACAGAACATGTTCACACAGTTAAGACTCTTGGAGATGCAACGTTTGTCAATATTAATAGAGAGTTTAGTAATGCACAAAGTCTTAACTTCGTTGAAAATAGAACattgatatataaaaaCGATTTATATCACCCGGTAACGAATAAAGCTAGTTTCCCAAAATTTAACGATACACTCAATATCCAATTATCATATAATGACATTATACGATACAGTTATTTAACATATAATTGTCATAAGATTCATTACGATGGAAATTATTGTCGAGGGAAGGAAAACCTACCAGAAATAATTGTACAAGGTCCATTTATGGTTACTCTTCTATTATATTGGTTTCAAAAGTTGCATTCTGActtcattatcaagaaattcacGTATAAGAATATCGAGCCATGGCTTTTAAATGATAAAGTAACCTTAGGGTGTGTCGAGGGGGAGGATTCTTATAAATtacaaattattaatgaagaaaggGGAAAGGTGTATATGGAAGGAATGATCAAATAG
- a CDS encoding DEHA2G17732p (uniprot|O42724 Debaryomyces hansenii DEHA0G18898g SOD1 Superoxide dismutase 1), whose amino-acid sequence MAKAVAVLRGDSKVSGVVNFEQSSESDPTTITWEISGNDANALRGFHVHTFGDNTNGCTSAGPHFNPFTKEHGAPEDDNRHVGDLGNVTTDTSGVAKGSKQDLFVKLIGQNSILGRTVVIHAGTDDLGKGGNAESKKTGNAGARPACGVIGLSE is encoded by the exons atgGCCAAAGCAG TTGCTGTATTAAGAGGTGATTCTAAGGTTAGCGGTGTCGTTAACTTCGAACAATCGTCAGAGTCTGACCCAACTACTATTACATGGGAGATTTCTGGTAATGATGCTAATGCTTTAAGAGGTTTCCACGTCCACACATTTGGTGATAACACCAACGGTTGTACTTCTGCTGGACCTCACTTCAACCCGTTCACAAAGGAACATGGTGCTCCAGAAGACGATAACAGACATGTCGGTGATTTAGGTAACGTTACAACTGATACTTCTGGTGTTGCTAAGGGTTCTAAACAAGACTTATTCGTCAAGTTAATCGGTCAAAATTCCATTTTAGGTAGAACTGTTGTTATTCACGCCGGTACCGACGATTTAGGTAAGGGTGGTAATGCTGAATCTAAGAAGACCGGTAACGCTGGTGCTAGACCAGCCTGTGGTGTCATTGGTCTTTCCGAATAG